The Thermus brockianus genome window below encodes:
- a CDS encoding putative nucleotidyltransferase substrate binding domain-containing protein gives MDPRTVPPLNALPEAEREALLQEAREERHPPGTPFLEQGGKPAQAVYLVLEGEVALWDGEREVDTLGPGEFFGFPSLLAQEPPAFGVVAKTPVRLLRFPEASFRKLLAHPEAARFFGQGLAERIRLRSLPDLSLFAPVGRLVRREPVFIPPNAPVQEAARRMREEGISSLLVASEPPGILTDRDLRNRVLAEGLPPSTPVAAVMTAPLFALPADTPLYEAVAAMVERGIHHLPLLEGGRIVGVVTHTDLLLHQAQNPLLLLRRIERLELARYSAEVAHLVEGLFQKGLEALEIGRVVASLNDALIRRLLKEAETALGPPPIPYSFMVFGSEGRREQALLTDQDNALVLAERGHEAYFQALAERVVGGLLQAGIPECKGGYMATRWRMPLADWIATFRRFMEAPEPQALLETQIFFDFRSAAGALSLSPLEEAILEGAKRGVFLYHLARASLEFRPPLGFLGRVRTEEGFIDLKRSALAPIVALARLYALLAGSPARGTVERLRAAVEAGTLSRDGAERLEEAFRFFFGLRLAHQLKAFREGRPVENRVLWAALSPGEKRRALEGFRAIQEVQESTAGRFQLR, from the coding sequence ATGGACCCAAGAACGGTCCCACCCCTGAACGCCCTTCCCGAGGCTGAACGGGAAGCCCTTCTCCAGGAGGCCAGGGAGGAGCGCCACCCTCCGGGCACCCCCTTCCTGGAACAGGGCGGAAAACCCGCCCAAGCGGTCTACTTGGTCCTGGAAGGCGAGGTGGCCCTTTGGGACGGGGAAAGGGAGGTGGACACCTTGGGGCCCGGGGAGTTTTTTGGGTTCCCCTCCCTCCTGGCCCAAGAACCCCCTGCCTTTGGCGTGGTGGCCAAGACCCCGGTGCGCCTCCTCCGGTTTCCCGAGGCCAGTTTCCGCAAGCTTCTCGCCCACCCCGAGGCCGCCCGCTTTTTCGGGCAGGGCTTGGCGGAGCGGATCCGCTTGCGGTCCCTTCCGGACCTCTCCCTCTTCGCCCCGGTGGGGCGGCTCGTGCGGCGGGAGCCCGTTTTCATCCCGCCCAACGCCCCGGTGCAGGAGGCGGCAAGGAGGATGCGGGAAGAAGGCATCAGCAGCCTCCTGGTGGCTTCCGAACCCCCCGGCATCCTCACGGACCGCGACCTGAGAAACCGGGTGCTGGCGGAAGGCCTTCCCCCCTCCACGCCCGTGGCGGCGGTGATGACCGCACCCCTCTTCGCCCTGCCGGCGGATACCCCCCTCTACGAGGCGGTGGCGGCCATGGTGGAGCGGGGCATCCACCACCTACCCCTGCTGGAGGGGGGGAGGATCGTGGGGGTGGTGACCCACACGGACCTCCTCCTCCACCAGGCGCAAAACCCCCTGCTCCTCTTGAGGCGGATTGAGCGCTTGGAGCTCGCCCGCTACAGCGCCGAGGTGGCCCACCTGGTGGAGGGGCTTTTCCAAAAGGGCCTCGAGGCCCTGGAGATAGGCCGGGTGGTAGCCTCCTTGAACGACGCCCTCATCCGCCGCCTCCTAAAGGAGGCGGAAACCGCCCTAGGGCCCCCTCCCATCCCCTATAGCTTCATGGTCTTCGGCTCGGAAGGCCGAAGGGAGCAAGCCCTCCTCACCGACCAGGACAACGCCCTGGTCCTGGCGGAAAGGGGGCACGAGGCCTACTTCCAGGCCCTGGCGGAGCGGGTGGTGGGGGGGCTTTTGCAGGCGGGGATCCCCGAGTGCAAGGGGGGGTACATGGCCACCCGCTGGCGCATGCCCTTGGCGGACTGGATCGCCACCTTCCGCCGCTTCATGGAGGCCCCCGAGCCCCAGGCCCTTCTGGAAACCCAGATCTTCTTTGACTTCCGGAGCGCCGCCGGGGCGCTTTCCCTAAGCCCCTTGGAGGAAGCCATCCTGGAAGGGGCCAAGCGGGGGGTCTTCCTCTACCACCTGGCCCGGGCGAGCCTGGAGTTCCGCCCCCCTTTGGGCTTCCTCGGCCGGGTGCGCACGGAAGAAGGCTTCATAGACCTCAAGCGCTCGGCCCTCGCCCCCATCGTGGCCCTGGCCAGGCTTTACGCCCTCCTGGCGGGAAGCCCCGCCAGGGGCACGGTGGAAAGGCTAAGGGCGGCGGTGGAGGCGGGGACGCTAAGCCGGGATGGGGCGGAAAGGCTGGAGGAAGCCTTCCGCTTCTTCTTCGGCCTTCGGCTCGCCCACCAGCTCAAGGCCTTCCGGGAGGGGAGGCCCGTGGAGAACCGGGTGCTCTGGGCCGCCCTCTCCCCTGGGGAGAAAAGGCGGGCCTTGGAAGGCTTTAGAGCCATCCAGGAGGTCCAGGAAAGCACGGCAGGCCGCTTCCAGCTGCGATGA
- a CDS encoding sodium:solute symporter family protein has translation MSVEAWTYLIVGITFALYIYIGYASRVRETAGFYVAGRGVPAIANGAATAADWMSAASFISMAGLISSMGYDGAVYLMGWTGGYVLLALLLAPYLRKYGKYTVPDFIGDRYYSHTARAVAAIATIFISLTYVAGQMRGVGIVFSRFLQVDIATGVIIGVAVVAFFAVLGGMKGITWTQVAQYTVLIIAYLIPAIAIANQLTGNPIPQLAFTFSDLVNRLNQIQVDLGFTEYTKPFQGKPMIDILAITLALMVGTAGLPHVIIRFYTVPDVRSARYSAGWALLFIALLYTTAPALAAFARYNLISTLHGKTLEEVRQIDWVAKWEKTKLLAFVDKDGDGKVTVAPGRAFALKGGRPDFNTPDEKSKNEVHIDNDIIVLSTPEVARLSPFVIALVAAGGLAAALSTAAGLLLAMSSAISHDIYYRIFRPNATEAQRLLAGRIVILLAVILAGYFGVNPPGFVAQVVAFAFGLAASSLFPAILLGIFDKRMNREGAIAGILVGLIFTAVMIGMMRAPQIFGAPAPVIPNLWGISAEGVGVIGMILNFIVAYVVSRATPPPPEHIQHLVEEIRIPKGAGQAAEH, from the coding sequence ATGAGCGTTGAGGCTTGGACCTATCTCATTGTAGGTATCACCTTCGCCCTTTACATCTACATTGGGTACGCCTCGAGGGTGCGGGAAACCGCCGGATTCTACGTGGCCGGCAGGGGCGTGCCCGCCATTGCCAACGGGGCCGCCACCGCCGCCGACTGGATGTCCGCCGCCAGCTTCATCTCCATGGCGGGCCTCATCTCCTCCATGGGCTACGACGGGGCGGTCTACCTCATGGGCTGGACCGGGGGTTACGTGCTCCTGGCCCTGCTCCTTGCCCCCTACCTCCGCAAGTACGGGAAGTACACGGTGCCCGACTTTATCGGCGACCGCTACTACTCCCACACCGCCCGGGCCGTGGCCGCCATCGCCACCATCTTCATCTCCCTCACCTACGTGGCGGGACAGATGCGGGGCGTTGGCATCGTCTTTAGCCGCTTCCTCCAGGTGGACATCGCTACCGGGGTTATCATCGGCGTGGCGGTGGTGGCCTTCTTCGCCGTGCTGGGCGGCATGAAGGGCATCACCTGGACCCAGGTGGCCCAGTACACGGTCCTCATCATCGCCTACCTGATCCCCGCCATCGCCATCGCCAACCAGCTCACGGGCAACCCCATCCCCCAACTGGCCTTCACCTTCAGCGACCTGGTGAACCGGCTCAACCAGATCCAGGTGGACCTGGGCTTCACCGAGTACACCAAGCCCTTCCAGGGGAAGCCCATGATTGACATTCTGGCCATCACCCTGGCCCTGATGGTGGGCACCGCCGGCCTCCCCCACGTGATCATTCGCTTCTACACCGTGCCCGACGTTCGCTCCGCCCGCTACTCCGCCGGGTGGGCCCTCCTTTTCATCGCCCTCCTCTACACCACCGCCCCTGCCCTCGCGGCCTTCGCCCGCTACAACCTAATCTCCACGCTGCACGGCAAAACCCTGGAGGAGGTGCGGCAGATTGACTGGGTGGCCAAGTGGGAGAAGACCAAGCTTTTGGCCTTTGTGGACAAGGACGGGGACGGGAAGGTCACCGTGGCCCCAGGGCGGGCCTTCGCCCTCAAGGGAGGCCGGCCCGACTTCAACACCCCGGACGAGAAGAGCAAGAACGAGGTCCACATCGACAACGACATCATCGTCCTCTCCACGCCGGAGGTGGCCCGGCTGTCCCCCTTCGTCATCGCCCTGGTGGCAGCAGGCGGTTTAGCAGCGGCGCTCTCCACGGCAGCGGGCCTTCTCCTTGCCATGTCCAGCGCCATCTCCCACGACATCTATTACCGCATTTTCCGCCCCAACGCCACGGAGGCGCAGCGGCTTTTGGCCGGGCGCATCGTGATCCTTCTGGCGGTGATTCTGGCCGGTTACTTTGGGGTGAACCCGCCGGGTTTCGTGGCCCAGGTGGTGGCCTTCGCCTTCGGCCTTGCCGCTTCAAGCCTCTTCCCCGCCATCCTGCTCGGCATTTTTGACAAGCGCATGAACCGGGAAGGGGCTATCGCTGGCATCCTGGTGGGCCTCATCTTCACGGCTGTCATGATCGGGATGATGCGGGCGCCACAGATCTTCGGCGCCCCCGCTCCCGTCATTCCCAACCTCTGGGGCATCAGCGCTGAAGGCGTGGGGGTGATTGGGATGATCCTCAACTTCATCGTGGCTTACGTGGTGTCTCGGGCCACCCCGCCCCCACCTGAACATATCCAGCACCTGGTGGAGGAAATCCGCATTCCCAAAGGGGCAGGCCAGGCAGCAGAGCACTAG
- a CDS encoding DUF4212 domain-containing protein: protein MNQLEGYWKANTALIRNLLIVWALVSYVFGILLVEPLNGIRLGGLPLGFWFAQQGSIYVFVILIFYYAWKMDQLDRQYGVHE from the coding sequence ATGAACCAGCTGGAAGGGTACTGGAAGGCCAACACCGCGCTCATACGGAACCTGCTCATCGTCTGGGCCCTGGTTTCGTATGTCTTCGGCATCCTCCTGGTGGAACCCCTCAACGGGATTCGCCTAGGAGGGCTTCCTTTGGGCTTCTGGTTCGCCCAACAGGGAAGCATTTACGTCTTCGTCATCCTGATCTTCTACTACGCCTGGAAGATGGACCAACTGGACCGTCAGTACGGCGTGCATGAGTAA